The following are encoded in a window of Rosa chinensis cultivar Old Blush chromosome 4, RchiOBHm-V2, whole genome shotgun sequence genomic DNA:
- the LOC112196300 gene encoding uncharacterized protein LOC112196300, translating to MPSQQKNPPGDSQPLPPQPQLASNHSHAQPDKPPFSIRQHVLACRQRDVISNWPFPKKYLDMCLSRGIKEVLPPLESHKSALQSIRGVVSLNCAQQERKDDHLFRNKSLDTVVQENECECVLNTEPSISEFSIQYCPSSPLNRSQETNLSHEVASSSIFICSTDQPSATIPSSQNKNSFSPHVASSSSVVVSTDQPSTSIQTTTTLTSIRKLSRKERRRNGKQKKRTMADILDVAKPCTAEDLLRIKRLCCVSSNPLELGGEGTKCIIDDENNCESDLTKDYSSEKLERDCEAANLSMRSRQRLVVKFNLSGRESNVQSKI from the exons ATGCCATCTCAGCAGAAAAACCCACCTGGGGATTCGCAACCTCTGCCGCCCCAGCCACAATTAGCTTCCAATCATAGTCACGCTCAACCCGACAAGCCTCCATTCTCTATAAG ACAGCATGTTCTTGCTTGTCGTCAGAGAGATGTCATTTCTAACTGGCCATTTCCAAAGAAATACTTGGATATGTGTCTCAGTCGCGGTATCAAGGAGGTGTTGCCACCGCTTGAGTCCCATAAATCAGCTCTGCAATCAATTAGAGGAGTTGTGAGTTTGAATTGTGCTCAGCAAGAACGTAAGGATGATCATCTCTTTCGAAACAAATCATTGGATACTGTTGTGCAGGAGAATGAATGTGAATGTGTATTGAACACTGAGCCATCAATATCAGAATTTTCGATCCAGTATTGCCCTTCATCTCCCTTAAATAGAAGTCAAGAGACTAATTTAAGTCATGAAGTTGCTTCCAGTTCCATTTTCATATGTTCAACAGATCAACCTTCAGCTACAATACCAAGCTCACAAAACAAGAATAGTTTTAGTCCCCATGTTGCTTCCAGTTCCAGTGTCGTAGTTTCAACAGATCAACCTTCAACTTCAATACAAACTACAACTACGTTGACTTCTATTAGGAAGCTGAGTCGTAAGGAAAGACGACGTAATGGTAAGCAGAAGAAGCGGACGATGGCTGATATTTTAGATGTAGCTAAGCCATGTACAGCAGAGGATCTTCTTAGGATTAAAAGATTGTGCTGTGTTTCAAGCAACCCTCTTGAGCTGGGGGGTGAAGGAACGAAATGTATCATTGATGATGAGAATAATTGTGAATCTGACCTAACCAAGGATTACTCAAGTGAAAAACTTGAAAGAGATTGTGAAGCAGCTAATCTCAGTATGCGATCCAGACAAAGATTGGTGGTGAAGTTCAATCTTAGCGGACGTGAATCCAATGTCCAAAGCAAGATTTGA